In Paroedura picta isolate Pp20150507F chromosome 1, Ppicta_v3.0, whole genome shotgun sequence, the following are encoded in one genomic region:
- the POU3F2 gene encoding POU domain, class 3, transcription factor 2 isoform X1, with protein sequence MATTASNHYSLLTSSSPMVHAEPPGSMQPGAGYRDAQALVQADYALQSNGHPLSHAHQWITALSHGGGGGGGGGGGGGGGGGGGGGDSPWSPSPLGQQDIKPSVVQAGGRGDELQQQQQQQQQQHHPQQQQQQPGRPPHLVHHAGSHHAAVAAAVAWRTGGSAHLPPGMAAANGGGQGGLLYSQPPGFTVNGMLGAGQPGMHHHGLRDAHEEQQPPPPPPPPHHPDHLPQPPPPQQQHPHAGQHHHPQHHHHHEAHSDEDTPTSDDLEQFAKQFKQRRIKLGFTQADVGLALGTLYGNVFSQTTICRFEALQLSFKNMCKLKPLLNKWLEEADSSSGSPTSIDKIAAQGRKRKKRTSIEVSVKGALESHFLKCPKPSAQEITSLADSLQLEKEVVRVWFCNRRQKEKRMTPPGGTLPGAEDVYGASRDTPPPPHHGEQDWGDALPLPSNHPLTTLLQSCL encoded by the coding sequence ATGGCGACCACAGCGTCTAACCACTACAGCCTGCTCACCTCCAGCTCGCCCATGGTGCACGCCGAGCCGCCGGGGAGCATGCAGCCGGGCGCCGGCTACAGGGACGCCCAGGCGCTGGTGCAGGCGGACTACGCGCTGCAGAGCAACGGGCACCCGCTCAGCCACGCTCACCAGTGGATCACGGCGCTGTCccacggcggcggcgggggcggcggcggaggcggcggtggaggaggcggcggcggcggcggcggaggggacTCGCCCTGGTCGCCCAGCCCGCTGGGCCAGCAGGACATCAAGCCCTCGGTGGTGCAGGCCGGCGGCCGGGGGGacgagctgcagcagcagcagcagcagcagcaacagcagcaccacccgcagcagcagcagcagcagcccggccGACCGCCGCACCTGGTGCACCACGCCGGCAGCCACCACGCCGCCGTGGCCGCGGCCGTGGCCTGGAGGACGGGCGGCTCGGCTCACCTGCCGCCGGGCATGGCGGCGGCCAACGGCGGCGGCCAGGGCGGGCTCCTCTACTCGCAGCCGCCGGGCTTCACGGTCAACGGGATGCTGGGCGCCGGGCAGCCGGGCATGCACCACCACGGCCTGCGGGACGCCCACGAGGAGCAgcagcccccgccgccgccgccgcccccgcacCACCCGGACCACCTcccccagccgccgccgccgcagcagcagcacccGCACGCCGGGCAGCACCACCACccgcagcaccaccaccaccacgaggCGCACTCGGACGAGGACACGCCGACCTCGGACGATCTGGAGCAGTTCGCCAAGCAGTTCAAGCAGCGGCGCATCAAACTGGGATTTACCCAAGCGGACGTGGGCTTGGCGCTGGGCACGCTCTACGGCAACGTCTTCTCGCAGACGACCATCTGCCGCTTCGAGGCCCTGCAGCTGAGCTTCAAGAACATGTGCAAGTTGAAGCCTTTGTTGAACAAGTGGCTCGAGGAGGCGGATTCGTCGTCCGGCAGCCCCACCAGCATAGACAAGATCGCGGCGCAGGGGCGCAAGCGGAAAAAACGCACCTCCATCGAGGTGAGCGTCAAGGGCGCCCTCGAGAGCCATTTCCTCAAGTGCCCCAAGCCCTCCGCCCAGGAGATCACCTCGCTGGCGGACAGCCTCCAGCTGGAGAAAGAGGTGGTCCGCGTGTGGTTTTGTAacaggagacagaaagagaaacgCATGACTCCCCCGGGAGGGACTCTGCCGGGAGCCGAGGACGTGTATGGGGCCAGCAGGgacacgccgccgccgccgcaccacGGG
- the POU3F2 gene encoding POU domain, class 3, transcription factor 2 isoform X2: MATTASNHYSLLTSSSPMVHAEPPGSMQPGAGYRDAQALVQADYALQSNGHPLSHAHQWITALSHGGGGGGGGGGGGGGGGGGGGGDSPWSPSPLGQQDIKPSVVQAGGRGDELQQQQQQQQQQHHPQQQQQQPGRPPHLVHHAGSHHAAVAAAVAWRTGGSAHLPPGMAAANGGGQGGLLYSQPPGFTVNGMLGAGQPGMHHHGLRDAHEEQQPPPPPPPPHHPDHLPQPPPPQQQHPHAGQHHHPQHHHHHEAHSDEDTPTSDDLEQFAKQFKQRRIKLGFTQADVGLALGTLYGNVFSQTTICRFEALQLSFKNMCKLKPLLNKWLEEADSSSGSPTSIDKIAAQGRKRKKRTSIEEQDWGDALPLPSNHPLTTLLQSCL, from the coding sequence ATGGCGACCACAGCGTCTAACCACTACAGCCTGCTCACCTCCAGCTCGCCCATGGTGCACGCCGAGCCGCCGGGGAGCATGCAGCCGGGCGCCGGCTACAGGGACGCCCAGGCGCTGGTGCAGGCGGACTACGCGCTGCAGAGCAACGGGCACCCGCTCAGCCACGCTCACCAGTGGATCACGGCGCTGTCccacggcggcggcgggggcggcggcggaggcggcggtggaggaggcggcggcggcggcggcggaggggacTCGCCCTGGTCGCCCAGCCCGCTGGGCCAGCAGGACATCAAGCCCTCGGTGGTGCAGGCCGGCGGCCGGGGGGacgagctgcagcagcagcagcagcagcagcaacagcagcaccacccgcagcagcagcagcagcagcccggccGACCGCCGCACCTGGTGCACCACGCCGGCAGCCACCACGCCGCCGTGGCCGCGGCCGTGGCCTGGAGGACGGGCGGCTCGGCTCACCTGCCGCCGGGCATGGCGGCGGCCAACGGCGGCGGCCAGGGCGGGCTCCTCTACTCGCAGCCGCCGGGCTTCACGGTCAACGGGATGCTGGGCGCCGGGCAGCCGGGCATGCACCACCACGGCCTGCGGGACGCCCACGAGGAGCAgcagcccccgccgccgccgccgcccccgcacCACCCGGACCACCTcccccagccgccgccgccgcagcagcagcacccGCACGCCGGGCAGCACCACCACccgcagcaccaccaccaccacgaggCGCACTCGGACGAGGACACGCCGACCTCGGACGATCTGGAGCAGTTCGCCAAGCAGTTCAAGCAGCGGCGCATCAAACTGGGATTTACCCAAGCGGACGTGGGCTTGGCGCTGGGCACGCTCTACGGCAACGTCTTCTCGCAGACGACCATCTGCCGCTTCGAGGCCCTGCAGCTGAGCTTCAAGAACATGTGCAAGTTGAAGCCTTTGTTGAACAAGTGGCTCGAGGAGGCGGATTCGTCGTCCGGCAGCCCCACCAGCATAGACAAGATCGCGGCGCAGGGGCGCAAGCGGAAAAAACGCACCTCCATCGAG